A single window of Salvia splendens isolate huo1 chromosome 6, SspV2, whole genome shotgun sequence DNA harbors:
- the LOC121807241 gene encoding putative lipase ROG1 isoform X1: MDNSREASVKQVKEREMENKLSNREIMKKKKKKLSYYLIPRFPCMRLDDGVTVAETPAGDGSFEMEAGCSGRRDHSPTHLVVTVNGIIGSAQNWRYAAKQFVKAYPDDVLVHCSQSNTSMLTFDGVDVMGKRLADEVVSVVGHHPNLQKISFLGHSLGGLIARYAVAVLYQQNVILPKNIEQSGGECVGEEKQRGVVAGLEPVNFITFATPHLGSRGHKQVPVFCGVHTMERLATRASFLLGRTGRHLFLSDSDDGKAPILLRMSSDSEDLKFISSLQSFKRRAAYANIYKNMVLLLCVMAFTPSLDIVGWSSSSMRRLSELPKCRSLERNAKYPHIVNEEKANAVISPQREVPLEIKAARGRTKDMEETMIRGLTRLNWERVDVSFTGSVQWLLAHSTIQVKTQCINSEGADVIQHMIDNFVL, from the exons ATGGACAATAGCAGAGAAGCAAGCGTGAAACAagtgaaagagagagaaatggaaAACAAACTCAGCAATCGAGAAatcatgaagaagaagaagaagaaattgagCTATTATTTAATTCCGAGATTTCCGTGTATGAGATTAGATGACGGCGTTACGGTGGCGGAGACGCCGGCCGGCGACGGCAGTTTCGAAATGGAGGCTGGGTGCAGCGGAAGGAGGGATCATTCACCCACGCACCTCGTCGTTACGGTCAATGGGATTATTGGAAG TGCTCAAAATTGGAGGTATGCAGCAAAGCAGTTCGTGAAGGCTTATCCAGATGATGTTTTAGTACATT GCAGTCAGTCGAATACTTCAATGTTGACGTTTGATGGTGTTGATGTTATGGGGAAGAGATTAGCTGACGAG GTTGTTTCTGTCGTCGGCCATCATCCAAATCTTCAGAAGATTTCGTTTCTAGGTCACTCACTTGGTGGCTTGATAGCAAGATACGCAGTTGCTGTGCTTTACCAGCAAAATGTGATACTACCAAAGAACATTGAGCAAAGTGGTGGTGAATGTGTCGGTGAGGAGAAACAAAGGGGAGTTGTTGCAGGGCTCGAACCTGTGAACTTCATTACCTTTGCAACGCCACATCTTGGTTCGAGGGGGCATAAACAG GTTCCAGTTTTCTGTGGTGTCCACACCATGGAGAGACTAGCAACCCGTGCTTCGTTTCTACTTGGTCGAACGGGTAGGCATTTGTTCTTGAGTGATTCAGATGATGGAAAAGCTCCAATTCTGCTCAGAATGAGCAGTGATTCTGAAGACCTAAAGTTTAT ATCCTCGTTGCAGTCATTCAAGAGGCGTGCAGCCTATGCAAAT ATATATAAAAACATGGTACTATTACTTTGTGTAATGGCCTTCACACCGAGCCTAGATATCGTGGGGTGGAGTTCATCATCAATGCGTCGTCTGAGTGAGCTCCCAAAG tgCCGGAGTCTTGAGAGAAACGCTAAATACCCCCATATCGTCAACGAGGAGAAAGCAAACGCTGTCATCAGCCCTCAAAGAGAAGTCCCATTGGAAATCAAAGCCGCTAGAGGCAGGACAAAGGATATGGAAG AGACGATGATCAGAGGGCTGACTAGGCTGAACTGGGAACGAGTCGATGTCAGCTTTACCGGAAGTGTGCAATGGCTTCTTGCACACAGCACAATTCAG GTTAAAACTCAATGCATCAATTCTGAGGGCGCGGATGTCATACAACATATGATCGATAACTTTGTATTGTGA
- the LOC121809695 gene encoding probable xyloglucan glycosyltransferase 12, producing the protein MAPWWGKESHRGTPVVVKMENPNNWSMVEIESPSDEEFLNDAVSKRGRNKNAKQLTWVILLRAHKAAGCLASIAAAFVSLGAVVRRRIAAGRTDAADPVENPKIKLRFYTAIKIALGLSLLLLGFELAAYFRGWHFEAPDLHLDRIYSGFTVRDLFGTVYSTWVRIRVGYIAPPLQFLTSACIVLFIVQSVDRLILCLGCFWIKLKKIKPIAKQDLIDVESGDGEGYFPMVLVQIPMCNEKEVYQQSIGAVCEMDWPKGRMLIQVLDDSDDPTAQMLIKEEVQKWRDNGANIVYRHRVIREGYKAGNLKSAMSCSYVKDYEFVAIFDADFQPNADFLKRTVPHFQDNDEVGLVQARWSFVNKEENLLTRLQLINLAFHFEVEQQVNGHFINFFGFNGTAGVWRIKALEESGGWMERTTVEDMDIAVRAHLHGWKFVFLNDVECQCELPESYEAYRKQQHRWHSGPMQLFRLCLPAIIKSKISAWKKFNMIFLFFLLRKLILPFYSFTLFCIILPLTMFVPEATLPAWVVCYIPATMSFLNIMPAPKSFPFIVPYLLFENTMSVTKFNAMISGLFQLGSAYEWVVTKKSGRSSEGDLQSLVEKPPTHQRGSSEPNLEELREEINRQMKKDSQKKKHNRIYTKELALAFLLLTAAARSLLSAQGVHFYFLLFQGISFLLVGLDLIGEQVQ; encoded by the exons ATGGCGCCGTGGTGGGGGAAGGAATCCCACAGAGGCACACCGGTGGTGGTGAAGATGGAGAATCCCAACAACTGGTCAATGGTGGAGATAGAGTCCCCTTCCGACGAGGAATTCCTGAACGACGCCGTTTCGAAGCGCGGCCGCAACAAAAACGCCAAGCAGCTGACGTGGGTGATCCTCCTCCGGGCCCACAAGGCGGCCGGCTGCCTCGCCTCCATCGCCGCCGCTTTCGTGTCCCTCGGTGCCGTCGTCCGCCGCCGCATCGCCGCTGGGCGCACCGACGCCGCCGACCCGGTCGAGAACCCCAAGATAAAGTTGAGATTCTACACCGCCATCAAAATCGCGCTAGGGCTTTCGCTTCTCCTCCTGGGATTCGAGCTCGCGGCTTATTTTAGGGGTTGGCATTTCGAGGCTCCCGATCTTCATCTGGACCGGATTTACTCCGGGTTTACGGTGAGGGATTTGTTTGGGACGGTGTATTCCACTTGGGTCCGGATCCGGGTCGGGTATATTGCTCCGCCGCTCCAGTTCTTGACCAGCGCTTGCATCGTGCTGTTTATAGTCCAGAGCGTGGATAGACTGATTCTCTGCTTGGGCTGCTTTTggattaaattgaaaaaaattaaacccATTGCCAAACAAGACCTAATCGATGTTGAATCTGGAGATGGAGAAGGCTATTTCCCCATGGTTTTGGTTCAGATCCCTATGTGCAACGAGAAAGAG GTTTATCAGCAGTCAATTGGGGCTGTGTGTGAAATGGATTGGCCTAAGGGGAGAATGCTGATTCAAGTTCTGGATGATTCCGATGACCCGACGGCGCAGATGCTGATCAAGGAAGAGGTCCAGAAATGGCGGGACAATGGTGCCAACATTGTTTACAGACATAGAGTGATTAGAGAGGGATACAAAGCTGGCAATCTCAAATCTGCCATGAGTTGCAGCTATGTTAAAGATTATGAATTTGTTGCTATTTTCGATGCCGATTTCCAGCCTAATGCGGATTTCCTAAAGCGGACTGTTCCCCACTTTCAG GATAATGATGAAGTAGGGTTGGTTCAAGCAAGGTGGTCATTTGTGAACAAGGAAGAGAATCTGCTAACAAGGCTGCAGCTCATCAATTTGGCATTTCATTTTGAAGTTGAGCAGCAGGTCAATGGGCATTTCATTAACTTCTTCGGGTTTAATGGGACTGCCGGAGTGTGGAGGATCAAGGCATTGGAGGAATCCGGTGGGTGGATGGAGAGGACTACTGTTGAGGACATGGACATTGCAGTCCGTGCTCATCTTCATGGATGGAAGTTTGTATTTTTGAATGATGTCGAG TGCCAATGTGAATTGCCGGAGTCATATGAAGCTTATCGGAAGCAGCAACATAGATGGCATTCTGGCCCAATGCAGCTATTCCGTCTCTGTTTGCCGGCTATTATAAAATCTAAG ATAAGTGCGTGGAAGAAATTCAACATGATTttcctcttcttcttgctgAGGAAACTTATTCTTCCGTTTTACTCATTCACCCTTTTCTGCATCATTCTACCATTAACAATGTTTGTTCCCGAGGCCACGCTCCCTGCATGGGTCGTCTGTTACATCCCGGCCACAATGTCATTCCTCAACATAATGCCTGCCCCAAAGTCATTCCCCTTCATCGTTCCTTACCTGCTGTTCGAGAACACCATGTCGGTCACTAAGTTCAACGCCATGATATCCGGTCTCTTCCAGCTCGGAAGTGCTTACGAGTGGGTAGTCACCAAGAAATCTGGGCGCTCCTCCGAGGGTGATCTACAGTCGTTGGTTGAGAAACCCCCAACACACCAAAGAGGCAGCTCAGAGCCTAACTTGGAGGAACTCAGGGAGGAGATCAACCGACAGATGAAGAAGGATTCTCAGAAAAAGAAACACAATCGGATTTACACGAAAGAGCTTGCCCTCGCTTTCCTTCTCTTGACAGCCGCGGCAAGGAGCCTCTTGTCCGCTCAGGGAGTCCATTTCTACTTCCTGCTCTTTCAGGGGATCTCGTTCTTGCTCGTGGGCCTCGACTTGATCGGCGAGCAGGTGCAGTAA
- the LOC121807241 gene encoding putative lipase ROG1 isoform X2 yields MDNSREASVKQVKEREMENKLSNREIMKKKKKKLSYYLIPRFPCMRLDDGVTVAETPAGDGSFEMEAGCSGRRDHSPTHLVVTVNGIIGSAQNWRYAAKQFVKAYPDDVLVHCSQSNTSMLTFDGVDVMGKRLADEVVSVVGHHPNLQKISFLGHSLGGLIARYAVAVLYQQNVILPKNIEQSGGECVGEEKQRGVVAGLEPVNFITFATPHLGSRGHKQVPVFCGVHTMERLATRASFLLGRTGRHLFLSDSDDGKAPILLRMSSDSEDLKFISSLQSFKRRAAYANVRFDNIVGWSSSSMRRLSELPKCRSLERNAKYPHIVNEEKANAVISPQREVPLEIKAARGRTKDMEETMIRGLTRLNWERVDVSFTGSVQWLLAHSTIQVKTQCINSEGADVIQHMIDNFVL; encoded by the exons ATGGACAATAGCAGAGAAGCAAGCGTGAAACAagtgaaagagagagaaatggaaAACAAACTCAGCAATCGAGAAatcatgaagaagaagaagaagaaattgagCTATTATTTAATTCCGAGATTTCCGTGTATGAGATTAGATGACGGCGTTACGGTGGCGGAGACGCCGGCCGGCGACGGCAGTTTCGAAATGGAGGCTGGGTGCAGCGGAAGGAGGGATCATTCACCCACGCACCTCGTCGTTACGGTCAATGGGATTATTGGAAG TGCTCAAAATTGGAGGTATGCAGCAAAGCAGTTCGTGAAGGCTTATCCAGATGATGTTTTAGTACATT GCAGTCAGTCGAATACTTCAATGTTGACGTTTGATGGTGTTGATGTTATGGGGAAGAGATTAGCTGACGAG GTTGTTTCTGTCGTCGGCCATCATCCAAATCTTCAGAAGATTTCGTTTCTAGGTCACTCACTTGGTGGCTTGATAGCAAGATACGCAGTTGCTGTGCTTTACCAGCAAAATGTGATACTACCAAAGAACATTGAGCAAAGTGGTGGTGAATGTGTCGGTGAGGAGAAACAAAGGGGAGTTGTTGCAGGGCTCGAACCTGTGAACTTCATTACCTTTGCAACGCCACATCTTGGTTCGAGGGGGCATAAACAG GTTCCAGTTTTCTGTGGTGTCCACACCATGGAGAGACTAGCAACCCGTGCTTCGTTTCTACTTGGTCGAACGGGTAGGCATTTGTTCTTGAGTGATTCAGATGATGGAAAAGCTCCAATTCTGCTCAGAATGAGCAGTGATTCTGAAGACCTAAAGTTTAT ATCCTCGTTGCAGTCATTCAAGAGGCGTGCAGCCTATGCAAATGTACGTTTTGACA ATATCGTGGGGTGGAGTTCATCATCAATGCGTCGTCTGAGTGAGCTCCCAAAG tgCCGGAGTCTTGAGAGAAACGCTAAATACCCCCATATCGTCAACGAGGAGAAAGCAAACGCTGTCATCAGCCCTCAAAGAGAAGTCCCATTGGAAATCAAAGCCGCTAGAGGCAGGACAAAGGATATGGAAG AGACGATGATCAGAGGGCTGACTAGGCTGAACTGGGAACGAGTCGATGTCAGCTTTACCGGAAGTGTGCAATGGCTTCTTGCACACAGCACAATTCAG GTTAAAACTCAATGCATCAATTCTGAGGGCGCGGATGTCATACAACATATGATCGATAACTTTGTATTGTGA
- the LOC121809139 gene encoding protein MAIN-LIKE 1-like, which yields MATSSTSRRRLLCGPEDPSVLYLQRQHVSDNIWAGVESEDVRCTRYEGIIWDVPTHPRVLAVMDEMRFGGILRCGQPKDIDHHLITALIERWRSETHTFHFRVGEATVTLEDVEVLWGIKVDGDALMGYIPTKDVNFGCNFLWIILDLYQIQLS from the coding sequence atgGCAACATCTTCAACTTCTCGTCGAAGACTCTTATGTGGTCCTGAGGACCCTTCCGTATTGTatcttcagagacaacacgtctctgaTAATATATGGGCAGGAGTTGAATCAGAAGACGTACGCTGCACAAGATATGAAGGAatcatttgggatgttcccacACATCCGCGTGTTTTGGCAGTAATGGATGAGATGAGGTTCGGCGGCATATTGAGATGTGGTCAACCAAAGGACATTGACCATCATCTTATCACCGCGTTGATTGAACGATGGAGgtcagagactcacacgtttcactttcgaGTCGGTGAAGCGACAGTGACattggaagacgtggaggtcttatggggcatcaaagttgacggtGATGCTTTGATGGGTTACATCCCCACTAAGGATGTCAACTTTGGATGCAACTTTCTCTGGATTATCTTGGATTTGTACCAGATACAGTTGAGTTGA